The Dioscorea cayenensis subsp. rotundata cultivar TDr96_F1 chromosome 11, TDr96_F1_v2_PseudoChromosome.rev07_lg8_w22 25.fasta, whole genome shotgun sequence genomic interval CTTAGCTTCTTTGCCTCCTTCCCAATATAACTGCTTcttaatgctttttttttcttacttttgtttGGCACCATCGTTAGCTAATGGTGGCTAGTTGCTTAATGTTTCATCCTCCTGTCTATTCCTTATTTCCGATCTATGACAAATTAGTCATTTGGTTTGAAATGAATTTGTGGTTCTTGTTTGTTAAACTTTCACGAAAGATATTGGCGCTCAAACTTACCATTTATGGAAGTTGTGTGCTTTAGTAGCTCTCTGCCTCCCTTtggattaaatttatttttggaaatgtttttTGTGGGTATTCGAATTGTCACTAGTCTTGGGTTGaaattttctatattaataCCTTGACTTTTAGATTGGCTACTACTTAGTCACTGTCGTGTTCTTTAGATAGGGGAAAAAACATCCACCTATATCGCATGTCAAAATATCCGAGTTTCCATGAAATGAATCATAGTAATATGCCACTGTTTACCTGGCTCTAGCTTCTGTCACGAAGTATATCATGTATTGATAATAAATCAGTTGATGAGCATGACTACTGTTATAAACAGATGAATGAGTGAATACTAGTGCATTGAAATGCAGAAATGGTATTGCAAGGTTCGccaactgaaaaaaaaattaatgggtTTGATTATCAAATCACTAATTACCAAAAAGAAGAACACAAGAGATATTGGCATGATAAATGTACATAGCGATCAGGTTTGATGAGTGTGTAAATTCTGTTTGAATTACTCAAAAAAATCTTAGTGATGATTTTGCTTTTCCCTACAGACATCAATGTACTTGCAACTTGTTCTAGTCCTTTTAGAAGGTATGTTTAAGGTGTCGAAAATGAGTTTTCTTGGGATGCCTATAAAGATAGGAGAATAATGAAGCTGAAATGATCCATAGTATTCTTCAGTTGCTTAGTTTCATTTGCCACGTTGATAGCTCTTGTAATTTAAAACCGTCGAATGCCCAACCAAAAGCAAAAGTGAGTTTCTGATGCATAAAACTTGGCTGTAGTTGAGTGTCATCTCTTCTTATTCTCACCGTTATAAATACAAAAAGTGTTTGCTGAATTCATGCTATGATGTTCCAAGTCTTGTGAAGCATAAATAAGtgaatttttattagaaatctTGGTTAGATGTAGATTGTTGAGCAACATCCTTATCATCATTTATATAGTTACAAACAAAAGCAGCAGCAGCTTAAAAACTCAATAATTTGCTTCTTGTGTGGATATGGTGGTCCATTTATATTTGCAAGTGCCATGTACCACTTGTCATATTCATGCAACTCAGAAACTACAGCTGAGGGAGTTTCTTATTTGAGTCCTTTATACTTGTCAGAAAATTGTTTGTGTACCACTCATTACTTTTGACTACCATTTTCCATCAATGGATATCATGATCAGCAATGATTGTGCCTTTTGTTTTAAACTCATCATAATGTCCAAGGGTGTTTTGATAGAGATTGTTTGGTGTTTCTCTATTGATATCTTTTCTTGACTTATTTGCACAGTTACTGTTGTGCatgtctttattattttattggaaAGCTATATTGACTATTCGCTTAAAGCATTGAAATAAGTCAATAACTTAACTCACAGGTACTGTCTAAAGTTAAATGCATAATTGTGATCATTAAATTCTGTTGATGAGTTCATTAATAAATTCGCCAGTATTATTTTTAGCCTTTTAGTTTGCATCATGAGAAAAACTAAGAAGCCATTAAATACAATTCCCTCACACATGCCTTAAATTTCTGAAATGATTTTgtaattcttttttatattttacaagtTTTGTTTTAGTACATGTCTCTTTTGAAAAGCCATGCTTCAGTTTGATGCAAGAAAAACTTTTTTCAAACATACAGTTCTGGCATGATATTAGAGCCCTTATGAGTGGGGGGATTATTTCGTTGTTGCTTAGAATTGATCTTGtaattgtttgaatttgaatttttttattgcttaaaactctctttgctAATAATGAGATTCAGTTATTGACACATTGTTAGCACCTTCTCAATTACTTATCTGCCTAATCCTCACTGAAACAGGTTGTTTCTTCTCGGCCTTGATAAGTACGGCAAAGGTGATTGGCGAAGCATATCGAGAAACTACGTGATATCTAGAACACCTACACAAGTGGCAAGCCATGCGCAGAAATACTTCATCCGTCTGAACTCAATGAACAAGGATCGAAGGCGGTCAAGCATTCATGATATCACCAGTGTCGGCAATGGAGATATGTCAGCTCCTCAAGGACCGATCACAGGTCAAGTGAATGGACCGGTGGTAGCTTCAGGAAAACCCGCTAAGCAGACCTCTCAACCTCCGCCGGGTCCTCCTGGAGTTGGTGTCTTTGGCACTACTATCGGACAACCAGTTGGGCCTCTAGTTTCTGCTGTAGGCACTCCTGTTAACCTCCCGGTTCCTGCAGCACCACACATGGCCTACGGGGTTCGGGCTCCGGTTGCCGGAACAGTAGTTCCTGGTGCTCCGGTGAACCTCCAGCCGATGACCTATCCTATGCCTCATGCATCTGCCCATAGATGAGCTGTACCGTGATCTGTGTACAAATTAAACAGAGAACAGAAAGCACTATGTTCCTATTATCTCGTCTTTCATCGAGGTGGAATAAGCTAGCTGTGGCGAGCACATAGGTTCTACTGCCATTGTGAGTAATTTAGTCGCTTAGAGTTGAACCTTGTCGAATTATCATGTTTTAAGGAAGTCATAGAGCCAGGGGATCAGATTCGTGTACAATGTACCATGATACAAGTAGGAATCGAGACCAGGACAATACGCTCCGTTGCGCGTGTCCTTGAAAGCTCTGGTTTCTTTTGCTGTTGTATTTATCCAACTCATCTGTGAAGAAGCAGGGATGTAAAATCTAAGTAATAAAGAGACATGTATCATGTTGACATTTTTAGTATTTCTGTTCATATCTGCATTGTCTCAATTTCTGCATTTTCTGGTTAGGAATTTATTGAATTCCACATTTgatattaattctttttatgaATTCAAAGGCACAAAGTTCAATGCATCGTTTGGTTAGATTCACTTAGATTTGTTCTTCTTTCTGCTCAGATATAGACAACTAAGCTACCATTTTTCTGTCAAATTTCTGCTAATCCTCACCAAACACAGATTGGATTGGTTAATTAATCGGTGACTCAGAGCTGCGTCGGCATGTGATAaaggtgaagaaaaaaaagtaaagctACCGGATTTGGTGCCAAACACATCATGTAGGGCCAATTCCACACCAGCAAACAACTGTTCTGATTTCATGGTTCAATTCTTGATCTTATGTTCTTCTTTCCAACATGTACACATGACATGTTCAAgatatcttttattattacatCAGTATATAACTGCTTTTCTTCTCCTAAATtctctttctgttttttttttattgttttctgatGATGTGGTGATTAGTCAGTTGCATGGCTTGGTGACTCATTCAACCAATTGGTTACATGCCTTTGAATTCAATGCTCTTGTTTATAAAAAGCCATCTTGCTGCTGCATTTGGAACAAGAGCATTCTCAGAAAGACTAACCAAATTAGCAGTTGCAGCAGAAGAAGAGAGTTTGAGTTTGATCCTCATTGAACAATGATGGACACAAACAATGGTGAAGTGATTGGTTTTCCGGTTGGTTCGATCACGTATTCAGCTGAGAAATTGATTGATTTTCCTGCCCCTGATATTGAAGTTGTTTTTGGCTGCAATGTCTGCAATTCTCATGCATCATCTCAGTTCAAGAAGAGTAATaatcatctctctctcttttcattcttttcGGCAAAATTCACCTTAGTTTCATTTTGCTAATAAGCAGACATCTTGTTGAATGCAGATAGAAAGGATCCAGTAAAGTATTGGATGAGCAGGTTCAGCAAAACAGCAAAGAGTTATGCGAAAAGCATTCGAGCAAATGGTAAGTACCGATGAAAATTAATGCCAGCTTccttggagtttttttttttaaaagaattcttcATCATCTAAAGTCATATTTTCTTTGTTCAAATCTGCAGTGAATTTTGGACCGAAAATTGTTGATACTGTGAAAGGAAAACTGAGCTTGAGCAAGAGAGTTCTTCAAGTTGGAGGGGTTGAAAAAGTCTTCAAGCAAAGTTTTTCTGTCGGAAAAAGAGAGAAGCTTGTGAAGGCATTACAATGTAATATATCAACAACAGCAGGTCCAATTTCTGGCATGCTTTTTATCTCCACCGAAAAGATTGCTTTTCATAGCGACAAACCCATCAACATTACCTCTCCGAAAGGAAACCAGGCCAAAGTTCCCTACAAAGTAATCATcgataaaatttttcattcttcatttctgcaatcattattattattattattattattattatctcagGTTATTGATTGTAATTCTTTCTGCACAGGTTGTGATTCCACTGAATAGGATCAAGAGAGTTCATCCAAGTCGAGACAAGAACAAGCCTGATCAGAAATACGTTCACCTTGTAACCGTCGATGATTTTGAGTTTTGGTTCATGGGATTTGTTAGTTATCAGAAATCACTCAAGCACTTGCAAGTACAACAAGCAAACTGCAATTCAAATGCATTGTTcctataaattatgttttttgtttcaaCTCATAAACTTAGAATTAAGTTCTTGTAATCAGTATTGGAATTGCCGGCAATTTTTCTCATTGAGGGATTTCAATACTTGTCTCAAGATCATGATGTAAATGTATGTCACCGAAATGATTGTTAATGAAACACAAAGTGTTCTTTTTGTTGATTATATCTTCATTTctgcataatttttttctgtaattcttcttggagaatCTGAAATAATAATTTGAGTATATTCAGTATTTGCACTTTATCTTTTCAAActccatcttttcttttttcacatCAAAGTTACCTTTCCACctccaaatgaaataaattaatgacAAGACTTGGTTTTACAGCTAAGTATTGAGTCATGATACAGTATTTCTTAGTCTTTCCAGGTCATTTGGCAATTCATTTGGTTGTCAAAAGTATTACACAAACTTGAGTGTGTTTGTATTGAATTGAAGTAAATCAAATATAGATACGAAGAGAAAAGCAAATGCACCGataaagttttcttttctgttttgcATATTcgatatgtttttcttttttctttgtagCTATTGCTTTTGGAGTCACTACTAGTCTCATTTCTGCTAAgtcaataaattttatttttctttcttttagttaAAATGGGGCCAATGTAATACATGTTTGATTTACTACTGCCTTAAGTAGCATTGGAGATCAGTTAACAACATAGCTAGATTAACATCAATATGGTTGGCTCAAATGGTTGAAGTTTgactaattttaaaaagtattttcgAGTTTAAATTCTTCTCTACGTAAAAATAATATCCACtgaatgagatttattttttttataagactGTCATTATGTTATCCCAAAAAACCTATAAGTCAGAGACCCAAACCTCCACATATACACAATCacgcaaaaaaaataaaataaaatttttgatctGCTAATTTCTTAGATGTTAAACTTTAAACTAATCTAAACAAGATATTGGAAGTTCTATAAGAAAGTAAACCTTTCTCAATGGGTGTTATTTTGCATACATAAAAGTACAaattcaataatattatttgattttgtgaACCAAGCATCTATCACTTAGGTCAATCTCTTGCTAATATCAAAGGATTTATTAGATGATTTATGAGAGTAACTTGCAGTATTACATCATAAACTTACTGAATTTGAACATTAATCTATAAGCCTATGTACTTACCTGTGCTGAATTGAGTATTGCCACTTCACACATTTAATCTAATTTGTAACTAAATTGgataacataaaatatttattaaatattgataatgTGAGGGTTaagtcacacacacacacaacacatGAGTTATGgtagataatataaattttttgttaaatattaataaggTGAGGCTTGAATCACACATAATGCATGGAATATAATGAATTtacttttgaattaaatattaataaatttaattaataaatacatgCGTCAAAAATGCATGATGCAAACTGAACATATTACGTGCATTTGATTCAATTTAATAACTTAAGCTGataagatgaaaaatataaatttatatatttaagtattttttttgttaaagtaACCTACATGAGACTATCAATTACTATAATAATCAGGAAAAATACAAAAGTTAATTTAGCAATTCAACCCTCAAGAACAGTCAACATGGCAAAAAAGcaaactcaaaaataaacaGCAGCACCAACAAACAACCAACAACTAACATGCAGTTTTGGACCCAAAAGCCTCATCAAATGCtggaaagtaaaataaagtcCTATCATTTGTAGGATATGATAAAAGATTCATCTTTCCTTTATATCCCACTTGACCACCTCCTCAATTCAAGGAAAAAGCCT includes:
- the LOC120272008 gene encoding transcription factor SRM1, giving the protein MVTEEASSSSVWSRDQEKAFENALATVPEDSSDRWEKIAAAVPGKSIEEIKCHYDLLVEDINGIESGRVPVPSYKSSSEGSADHASEGGSGKKGGHSSHLHGDSNHGGKGSRSDQERRKGIAWTEDEHRLFLLGLDKYGKGDWRSISRNYVISRTPTQVASHAQKYFIRLNSMNKDRRRSSIHDITSVGNGDMSAPQGPITGQVNGPVVASGKPAKQTSQPPPGPPGVGVFGTTIGQPVGPLVSAVGTPVNLPVPAAPHMAYGVRAPVAGTVVPGAPVNLQPMTYPMPHASAHR
- the LOC120272009 gene encoding GEM-like protein 7; translated protein: MMDTNNGEVIGFPVGSITYSAEKLIDFPAPDIEVVFGCNVCNSHASSQFKKNRKDPVKYWMSRFSKTAKSYAKSIRANVNFGPKIVDTVKGKLSLSKRVLQVGGVEKVFKQSFSVGKREKLVKALQCNISTTAGPISGMLFISTEKIAFHSDKPINITSPKGNQAKVPYKVVIPLNRIKRVHPSRDKNKPDQKYVHLVTVDDFEFWFMGFVSYQKSLKHLQVQQANCNSNALFL